The genomic DNA ACGCAAAGAAGTCATTTGAAGACGGCGTTACTGATTCCACAGGGAAAGTTCATAAGAAGGGCAGCGACGGACACAAGGCATCTGTCACAGGCGACACGGTCGGCGATCCTTACAAGGACACCGCAGGCCCGGCGATCAACCCGATGATCAAGGTCATCAATATCGTTGCGCTGCTTATCGTTCCATTGATATAAGTTTTAAGATCATAAATTTGCAAAGGGGCTGTCCTTCGGGGCAGCCCTTTTTTTATTGCCTTGATATGGCTGAAGGCATATGCTATAACAATGAAGCAAACTTTTGAGTATTCATTACAGTAACCAGAGGAGGCGGAAGGATGAAGAGATGGAATGTTTTATTTGCCGGGCTTTTTTTGATCTCAGGATTATTATTGGTATCCTGCGATAAGAAGGAATCTGCGCAGGAGAAGGCTGCTAAGGATAAGGGCGTTGCCGTGCAGACATATGACAAGGCTGTGAATACTATTAGTGATTATAACAAGAAGAATAAAGAGGCTGTGGATCAGATGAAGAAGGAAGAAGCCGCGGGCAGCGGCAAGTAATTATAAAATCCCCTGCCTATCGGCAGGCAGGCCCTCTTTGCCAAAGTCGGGTCACAAGATGTACCATAATATTCCATGAAAGAGCGCATAACAGAGAGAGAGATGAAGAGGTTTCATGACCTGCTCTCAGTAAGCATGATTGACTTTGACTGCGGCAAGCTCTGCGCGCCTAAAAACGGCGGCATCCCGAGCTGCTGCGAGAACGACTCTGTAGTGCCGATCCTCTTTCATGAGGAGTATAAAATGCACCGCCGCAACGGCAGCTTCTGGAAGCCGGCGGAAAAGACAGCAGAGGTTAAGAAGTACATCAAGGAGTGCGAGGATTATTATGTCTTCTCATCATGCCCGGGGCCGAAAGGGTGTATAAGGGATCAGCGCTCTTTCAACTGCATGACATTCCCGTTTGAGCCGCATATAAAGAAAGACGGGGAGATAGCCGGGCTCTCATATCTGAACGGCAGTGATATCAATTGCAGCCTGATCGGCAAACCTAAAAAAACATACAACCCGAAATATATCTCTAACTCCATAAAGTTCTGGAAAGAGCTTTTTGAGCACTATCCCGAGGAGAGGGAGGTGTACATGGATGAGTCGCGCAAACGCGAGCGCAAGGCAAAGCGGACCGGCAAGAGATTTAAACTCTTTAAGGATGAATATAACGATACGAAGAACGCGTTCATTATATTTGTAAGGACGCCTGAGGCAGGAAAGGTCAAGACTAGGCTGATGAAAGACCTCGGCAGCGACAAGACGCTCAAGGCGTACAAATCATTTGTGGCTGATACGATGAAGGTATGCGACGGACTAAAAGAGGCTGACAAATTTCTCGGATGTTTCCCTACGAATGAAGACGCCTTTCTTAAGAACCTGAGCAGGAAACATAAATTCAAAGGCGAGTTCAACCAGAGAGGAAAAGACCTCGGAGAGAAGTTCATAAACGCATTCAGCGACAAGTTCAAAGAAGGATATGACAAGGTGATCGTCATAGGCAGCGACAGCCCGACGATACCTGTTGATTTTATAAAACAGGCGTTCGATGAACTCGACAAAAAGGACTTTGTCCTCGGCCCGTGCACTGACGGAGGCTACTATCTTGTCGGCATGAAGAAACTTTTCAGCAATGTCTTCAAACGCATCCCATGGGACTCTTCTGATGTCTTGAACAAGACCCTTGATAAGCTCTATTCAGGCAGAGTTAAATTCTCACTACTTCCATTTTGGTATGATGTGGATAATATAGATGACCTTAATTTTTATAAAAGGCATGTGAAGTATCTGAAGAAGAAATAGAGAGTGTTTTTTGTCTGTCATTCCGGCTTGTCCGGAATCTTCCCCTCTAATAAGAGGGGTTAGGGGTGTGTTTTATTTCAACATCCCCCTGTATCCCCCCTTTTCTAAGGGGGAATTAAAAAAACAGATTCCAAATAGAAAGGATCAATTATGATAAGCGTTGATGAAGCGTTAAAGACAGTTCTTGATTCAGTCAAAGGCCCGCTCGGCTCAGAGAGTGTCGGGATCATTGAATCTCTCGGCAGAGTCCTCGCAGAGGACATTCACAGCGGCAGCGACCTTCCGGCTTTTGATTACTCCGCAATGGATGGTTTTGCTGTGAAGCATTCTGATATAAAAGACGCGTCTTTAGCATCAGGCATCAGGCTCAAGATAGCAGGCGAATTCAGGGCAGGCGGTGATACATCATCAAAGGTCAGTAAAGGCGAGGCTGTAAAGATAATGACAGGCGCACCGATCCCAGAAGGCGCTGACGCGGTTGTGATGGTTGAGAATACAAAAGAGGCAGGCGGTTTTGTAGAGGTCTTTGAGCAGGTTGAGAAAGGCGATAACATCAGGCTTGCAGGTGAGGATATTAAAAAGGGAGACCTTGTATTGGAAAAGGGCAGCCTCATAGGCCCTGCTCATATCGGAATGCTTGCCTCAATGGGAATAGCGATAGTGAATGTTTCAAAGAGGCCGAAGGTTGCGATACTCACAACTGGCGATGAGGTGCTAAGTATTGAAGAGAAGCTGCTGCCCGGCAAGATCAGGAACTCAAACGCGTATTCGCTCTTCACTCAGGTGATCGCAAGCTACGCTATGCCGGTTAATAAGGGCGTTGCCAAGGACAATAAGATGAGCCTAAGCGAGGGGCTCAAGTCCTGTCTCGAATGCGACATCATTGTCACTTCAGGAGGTGTCTCAATGGGCGAGTATGATTATGTTAAGGAAGTGATGAATGAGCTCGGCATGGATGAGAAGTTCTGGAAGGTCGCGATGAGGCCGGGCAAACCAAACCTCTTCGGCACCATTGCCGGCAAACCCTTCTTCGGCCTTCCCGGCAATCCAGTCTCAACAATGATAGGCTTTGAGGTCTTTGTAAGGCCTGCCATCATGAAGATGCTTGGCCGTAAAGGCGGTGAGAGGAGAGAGGTTGAAGCTCTGCTTGAGGAAGATGTAAAGACAAAGAAGGGGCTGACCTTTTTTGTAAGGGCGCAGACGAGATGGGAAGACGGCGGCTACGTCACAAAGACCACAGGCCAGCAGGGCTCAGGCATGCTCAGTTCAATGGTCAAGGCTGACAGCCTTATCATTGTTCCTGAGGATGTTGATACGGTGAAGAAGGGGAGTAGGGTTAAGGTTAGAATGCTTACTTAAGAAAAATCTATTTCAACCTCCCCATGCCCCTCCTTACTAAGGAGGGGATTATTAATTCTCCCCTTAACAAGGGGAGACACAGAGGGGTTATTTTTATTTACTTCCCCGTATACCCTGTAATCTCAGCCAGTCTATCAGGTTTTTGAATTCCCTCATACCTCTTCCCATTTATGATCCATGTGGGAAAGGACTTGATATTGTTTTTAATGCACGCAGCCGACGGCGGGCCTGAGCGTCCGGTTGGTGAGCACTCTACATACGGCAGGCTCTCTTTTGATGCCCCGAACAGAGACTTCTGTTCCACGCAGGCTGGTCACCAGAATGCGCCGTACATCTTCGCATCCTCTTTTACGAGATGCGCAACCAGTCCTTGCAGATATGGCTTTTCAGGCCCGGCTCCTGAATAAAAGATGCCGCTGTAGTGCAGATGCATTCCGCCTATGATGATCACTGCCACTATCGCCGCCTGTCTTGCCCATGACGCAAAGTTAAGGTTGGGCAGCCATGAACGCTGTGAGGTCATAACTATAAAAATGATAGTCATGATAGAGAAGGAGGCGAGGCAGTAGATGCATGTGGCCTTGATGACAAAGATGGAGATGGAGACGAGATAGATGCTGTATGCAAATCCTATGAGTGAGACTGTCCATGCCGCTTTCCAGTGCGAGGCGCGGTTGCGGATCTTGAAACCGATGAATGCGAGCGCGGTGTATGTGAGAAAACCCCAGAATGCTGTCGGCAGGAGTAGAAAGGTTCCCCATCTGCTTCCCTGAACGATACTGCATGTGCTTCCCTCATTACAGAGGAGCGGCTTCTGTCCGAACCAGTGGATAAGGGAGAGGTAGGCGGTAAGGATCATGCCTGCGGCTGCAAGCCCGGTCAGCGTCCAGTTCGGCTTATCGAGATATTTCGGTATCTGCGGCTTTTTAAATTTCTTCTTTTTAGCCGGCTCTTCCTGTATCTGAGTTTCTTCTACAACAGATGATTTATTCAGAGCCTCTTTTTGTTTCTTATCTTTCTTGCCCAATTTGTTACCTCGCATTAATTATGTCATTTCCGTGCTTAAGGCACCTACTGTTGGTGAAGACGTGAATCCAGTCATCTATTAAATGATTTTAACTTTTTTCTGCTGTTCAATGATAATTCTCTTTAACCTTCTTTAAATTCAGCAGCAGTCCTGAAAAAAGTGTAAAGGCCGCCACTGCTCCAAGTATGACAGCCATCCTTATCCACGGCTCTCCGGAACGCATTCTTTCATTGGCTATGACAACGATAGTATTTATCCAGACACCCGCGCCTGCTAAAGCAAAGAGCTGGATCAATATCAATATTCCCCTCTTTTTTATCAGAAGTAATAACGGCACAAGGATGCTAACAATCATCATGGGATAATTGTAGTGCCTGTAGAAATGCGCTGATATTATTATGGAGGAGAGTAGTAATGGGATCATACGGAGCAGCATCATGCGATTATAAATGATGAGATAAAAAATGTCCAGCTTTAAAGCTTATAACACATTGAAATATAATGGCAAACTTCACTATTGAAATCCGGAGAGAAAGGGCGTAGTATTATAACTATCAATCGTAGCTAAAAGAAATGGCTTAAAGTAACTTGACATGACTCATGTCAAGTCTTATTATAGAATCAGGCGCACATCTGACAGGTAAAAGGGGTTAAATGGCAACAGGAACAAAAGACTATTACGAATTACTCGGAGTTAAAAAGGATGCCTCAGCCGCAGAGATAAAGAAGGCATACAGGAAACTTGCGCGCAAATTTCACCCTGATGTCAATCCCGGCGACAAGGGTTCTGAACAGAAGTTCAAAGAGATAAATGAGGCGTACGAAATTCTGAGCGACCCCAAGAAGAAGGAGCAGTTCGACCAGTTCGGCGAGGCCGGATTTGAAGGGGCTCACGGCTTTCAGGGCTTCGGCAATCAGGGATTTGGCGGACAGGGATTCGAAGGCGCAGAGGATATCTTTGCAAACCTCTTTGGCGGCGGAGGATTTGGGCAGAGGGAGAGGCCCGCTATGGGCCATGACCTTGTTACATCATTTGATATAACTCTTGAAGACGCATACAAGGGAGTGACAAGGCCTATCTCATTAAGAAGAGAGGCGGCATGCAATAGCTGCGGAGGGAGCGGGGCTGAGTCTTCACAGACATGCTCAAGCTGTAAAGGCACAGGCGTTATAAAACAGGGAAGAGGAATGTTTAATATGAATCAGCCTTGTCCGTCATGCAGAGGCACTGGAAAGATAATTACAAAAGCATGCGGCGCATGCGGCGGCAACGGTCTCACAATGGTCACTGAATCTTTGAATGTAAAGGTCCCGCCCGGCGCTGACACAGGCATGAGGCTGAAGATCAGGGGCAAGGGCGGCGCAGGCATAAAGGGCGGCCCTGCGGGAAACCTATATATAGACCTGACTGTAAGTCCTCACCCGGTATTCAAGAGGGAGCATGACGACCTTTATGCGGATGTTCCAGTGACTGTCAGCGAAGCTATACTCGGCGGAAAGATAAAGGTCCCGACGCTTGACGGTTCGGTTACGATGACGCTTCCTTCAGGAACAGACAGCGGCAAGAAGTTCAAACTAAAAGGCAAGGGAATCCCCAATAAGAAGACAGGGAATAAAGGCGACCAGTTTGCGGTCATAAAGATAGTTGTTCCGAAGTCTGTTGATGACAAGACAAAAGAGGCGTTGAAAGAGATTGAGAAGGCGTATAAAAAGTAAGGAGATATTCTGATGGATGACAGGAAGCACCCGCTCTTTATGATAGGCGTTGTATGCGAGATGTTCCATATACATCCGCAGACGCTCCGCATTTACGAGAGA from Thermodesulfovibrionia bacterium includes the following:
- a CDS encoding TIGR04282 family arsenosugar biosynthesis glycosyltransferase yields the protein MKERITEREMKRFHDLLSVSMIDFDCGKLCAPKNGGIPSCCENDSVVPILFHEEYKMHRRNGSFWKPAEKTAEVKKYIKECEDYYVFSSCPGPKGCIRDQRSFNCMTFPFEPHIKKDGEIAGLSYLNGSDINCSLIGKPKKTYNPKYISNSIKFWKELFEHYPEEREVYMDESRKRERKAKRTGKRFKLFKDEYNDTKNAFIIFVRTPEAGKVKTRLMKDLGSDKTLKAYKSFVADTMKVCDGLKEADKFLGCFPTNEDAFLKNLSRKHKFKGEFNQRGKDLGEKFINAFSDKFKEGYDKVIVIGSDSPTIPVDFIKQAFDELDKKDFVLGPCTDGGYYLVGMKKLFSNVFKRIPWDSSDVLNKTLDKLYSGRVKFSLLPFWYDVDNIDDLNFYKRHVKYLKKK
- a CDS encoding molybdopterin molybdotransferase MoeA; amino-acid sequence: MISVDEALKTVLDSVKGPLGSESVGIIESLGRVLAEDIHSGSDLPAFDYSAMDGFAVKHSDIKDASLASGIRLKIAGEFRAGGDTSSKVSKGEAVKIMTGAPIPEGADAVVMVENTKEAGGFVEVFEQVEKGDNIRLAGEDIKKGDLVLEKGSLIGPAHIGMLASMGIAIVNVSKRPKVAILTTGDEVLSIEEKLLPGKIRNSNAYSLFTQVIASYAMPVNKGVAKDNKMSLSEGLKSCLECDIIVTSGGVSMGEYDYVKEVMNELGMDEKFWKVAMRPGKPNLFGTIAGKPFFGLPGNPVSTMIGFEVFVRPAIMKMLGRKGGERREVEALLEEDVKTKKGLTFFVRAQTRWEDGGYVTKTTGQQGSGMLSSMVKADSLIIVPEDVDTVKKGSRVKVRMLT
- a CDS encoding vitamin K epoxide reductase family protein, whose protein sequence is MGKKDKKQKEALNKSSVVEETQIQEEPAKKKKFKKPQIPKYLDKPNWTLTGLAAAGMILTAYLSLIHWFGQKPLLCNEGSTCSIVQGSRWGTFLLLPTAFWGFLTYTALAFIGFKIRNRASHWKAAWTVSLIGFAYSIYLVSISIFVIKATCIYCLASFSIMTIIFIVMTSQRSWLPNLNFASWARQAAIVAVIIIGGMHLHYSGIFYSGAGPEKPYLQGLVAHLVKEDAKMYGAFW
- the dnaJ gene encoding molecular chaperone DnaJ gives rise to the protein MATGTKDYYELLGVKKDASAAEIKKAYRKLARKFHPDVNPGDKGSEQKFKEINEAYEILSDPKKKEQFDQFGEAGFEGAHGFQGFGNQGFGGQGFEGAEDIFANLFGGGGFGQRERPAMGHDLVTSFDITLEDAYKGVTRPISLRREAACNSCGGSGAESSQTCSSCKGTGVIKQGRGMFNMNQPCPSCRGTGKIITKACGACGGNGLTMVTESLNVKVPPGADTGMRLKIRGKGGAGIKGGPAGNLYIDLTVSPHPVFKREHDDLYADVPVTVSEAILGGKIKVPTLDGSVTMTLPSGTDSGKKFKLKGKGIPNKKTGNKGDQFAVIKIVVPKSVDDKTKEALKEIEKAYKK